A portion of the Pedosphaera parvula Ellin514 genome contains these proteins:
- a CDS encoding F0F1 ATP synthase subunit epsilon, producing MANTLKLEIVTPEAKTYSEDVDMVTLPGAEGEMGIFPNHVPLMTQIVPGEIGVRKDGRDYFLAVGEGFAEITGTRVAILTDMAIKAENIDEAKAEEAKRRAEARLAEKLDDEQAAMVSASLAHSIAQLKVKRRHHG from the coding sequence ATGGCCAACACTTTAAAACTCGAGATCGTCACTCCAGAGGCGAAGACCTATTCTGAAGATGTCGATATGGTCACGTTGCCCGGGGCGGAAGGGGAGATGGGAATTTTCCCAAATCACGTTCCGTTGATGACGCAGATCGTGCCGGGTGAAATCGGTGTCCGGAAGGACGGGCGGGATTACTTTCTGGCCGTGGGTGAAGGGTTTGCCGAGATTACCGGTACTCGCGTGGCGATCCTGACGGACATGGCAATCAAGGCGGAGAATATCGATGAGGCCAAGGCTGAGGAGGCTAAACGTCGTGCTGAAGCCCGTCTGGCTGAGAAGCTGGATGATGAACAGGCCGCGATGGTAAGCGCTTCACTGGCGCATTCGATTGCCCAGTTGAAGGTCAAGCGTCGTCATCACGGATAA
- a CDS encoding polyphosphate kinase 2 family protein, translated as MAQPIKVTSKIRLSNFKPDYRAGMSKEEAREQTTKLCFRIAELQQLLYANSNHSLIILLQGMDTSGKDGAGKRVLEFVPPSGVETTSFKVPSSEELAHDYLWRAHKAVPRYGHFGVFNRSYYEDVLVVRVMDLVPKPVWKARYEQINSFEKLLSDNNYIVLKFFLHISKEEQAARLRARIEDPTKNWKFEESDLEMRKHWDDFQEAYEDAINKCSTNYAPWHIIPADHKWFRDYAIAGVVVDALQKLKMKWPKPKIDLSKVKIK; from the coding sequence ATGGCTCAACCCATCAAGGTCACATCCAAAATCCGTCTCAGTAACTTCAAACCCGACTATCGCGCCGGCATGAGCAAGGAAGAAGCCCGGGAACAAACCACCAAACTCTGCTTCCGCATCGCCGAACTCCAGCAACTGCTCTACGCTAACAGCAATCATTCCCTCATCATCCTGTTGCAAGGAATGGATACCAGCGGCAAGGACGGCGCCGGCAAACGTGTTTTGGAATTCGTTCCACCCTCTGGCGTTGAAACCACCAGCTTTAAAGTCCCCTCCTCCGAGGAACTTGCCCATGACTACCTCTGGCGCGCCCATAAAGCTGTTCCTCGCTACGGCCACTTCGGCGTTTTCAACCGCTCCTATTACGAGGATGTCCTCGTCGTTCGCGTCATGGACCTGGTTCCCAAGCCGGTTTGGAAAGCGCGTTACGAACAAATCAATTCTTTCGAGAAGCTACTCTCCGACAACAATTACATCGTGCTAAAATTCTTTCTCCACATCAGCAAGGAGGAACAGGCCGCACGCCTCCGGGCTCGCATTGAAGACCCCACCAAGAACTGGAAGTTTGAAGAAAGCGACCTCGAGATGCGTAAACATTGGGACGACTTTCAGGAGGCCTACGAAGATGCCATCAATAAGTGCAGCACCAATTATGCCCCCTGGCACATCATTCCCGCCGATCACAAATGGTTCCGCGATTACGCCATCGCCGGAGTGGTCGTGGATGCCCTGCAAAAACTTAAAATGAAATGGCCCAAACCCAAAATCGACCTCTCCAAAGTTAAAATCAAATAA
- a CDS encoding tetratricopeptide repeat protein — MDSEATQSTDLIKLVDWLHKNQKQLIGFVLAIAVIGGGIAFYVANKNRQEVKAGEALSELRPSRATPGTQAPSVPPDAYLKVANEHPGTSAGGQALLLAGGALFEAGKFKEAQAQFDRFLGEHGDSALASQARIGVAASLEAQGEDAQAAAKYQALISSQPNDSVIPQAKSALARLYEKQGKYADALRLYQELTKQGNNDSWSAEAGIQIEELLAKHPELRPVAPVAPTSPMIPKSLPVSTNFAKPANNTTNKP, encoded by the coding sequence ATGGATTCTGAAGCAACGCAATCTACGGATTTAATTAAACTGGTTGACTGGCTGCACAAAAACCAAAAACAGCTGATCGGTTTCGTGCTGGCCATCGCGGTGATTGGTGGCGGCATAGCTTTCTATGTCGCGAACAAGAACCGACAAGAGGTTAAGGCAGGCGAGGCGCTTTCGGAATTGAGGCCGTCAAGAGCCACACCAGGGACCCAGGCACCGTCAGTACCGCCTGACGCCTATCTCAAGGTGGCGAACGAGCATCCTGGCACCAGCGCCGGAGGGCAGGCTCTGTTGCTGGCCGGAGGGGCACTATTTGAAGCTGGCAAATTTAAGGAGGCACAAGCGCAGTTTGATCGTTTCCTAGGTGAGCACGGCGACAGTGCACTGGCATCGCAAGCGCGGATCGGAGTGGCGGCGAGTCTTGAAGCCCAGGGAGAGGACGCCCAAGCTGCGGCGAAATATCAGGCGCTGATCAGCAGCCAGCCAAATGACTCTGTTATTCCGCAGGCCAAAAGTGCCCTGGCTCGTTTATACGAGAAGCAAGGAAAATATGCAGATGCCCTGAGGCTTTATCAAGAGCTCACAAAGCAGGGCAACAATGATTCGTGGTCAGCAGAAGCGGGCATTCAAATCGAGGAGTTGTTGGCGAAACATCCGGAGTTGAGACCGGTAGCGCCGGTTGCTCCCACATCACCGATGATTCCTAAATCATTGCCGGTTTCGACAAATTTCGCCAAACCTGCGAACAACACAACCAACAAGCCCTAA
- a CDS encoding GNAT family N-acetyltransferase, with protein sequence MFLSLPQPKYTDAFKRLVAEYRLAGETERVTKYAAGETDFSAYLEFLASVAEGRTLPENCAPYHTFWMIQDEDILGVARVRPKLDLEGERYHGHIGYDVLPSQRNKGYGTALLRMTLLEARHLGLNRVVLTCQETNLPSRRVLLKCGAQLIEVIPDLETSFPLCRFEIEL encoded by the coding sequence ATGTTCCTCTCCTTGCCCCAGCCAAAATACACCGATGCCTTCAAACGTCTCGTGGCAGAATATCGGCTCGCAGGTGAAACGGAACGCGTCACCAAATACGCCGCTGGTGAAACTGATTTCTCTGCTTATCTCGAATTCCTCGCTTCAGTTGCCGAAGGCCGGACCCTGCCTGAGAATTGCGCTCCCTACCACACCTTTTGGATGATACAGGATGAGGACATACTCGGCGTTGCGAGAGTGCGACCAAAGCTGGATCTCGAAGGCGAGAGATATCACGGGCACATAGGCTACGACGTTCTACCCTCCCAACGAAACAAAGGCTATGGCACTGCCCTTCTCCGCATGACCTTGCTTGAAGCTCGCCACCTTGGCCTGAATCGCGTTGTCCTCACCTGTCAGGAAACCAATCTTCCATCCCGACGCGTCCTTTTAAAGTGCGGAGCTCAGCTCATCGAAGTAATTCCCGACCTCGAAACTTCATTTCCCCTCTGTCGATTCGAAATCGAACTATAG
- a CDS encoding NIL domain-containing protein: MAAKTKKTAPVKASPGNGQDQTRLWLMYPPKLIKEPLIWQLSQKFPVVTNIRQCSVTDEIGIVSLELSGQRADIKAAIKWLEKIGVSVEPVEINVIES; the protein is encoded by the coding sequence ATGGCAGCCAAAACCAAAAAGACAGCGCCCGTCAAAGCTTCTCCTGGCAACGGTCAGGACCAGACTCGCTTGTGGCTCATGTACCCGCCCAAGCTCATCAAGGAACCGCTCATCTGGCAGCTCAGCCAAAAGTTTCCGGTCGTCACCAACATTCGTCAGTGCAGCGTCACTGATGAAATTGGCATCGTCAGCCTCGAACTGAGCGGCCAACGCGCCGATATCAAAGCTGCCATCAAGTGGCTCGAAAAAATCGGTGTCAGTGTCGAACCCGTCGAAATCAACGTCATCGAAAGCTAA
- a CDS encoding (deoxy)nucleoside triphosphate pyrophosphohydrolase, which yields MTNENTTPDSVSSSKPDSEIELLKSIEVSAGLVFRNGLLLITQRRAGDHLENLWEFPGGKRSAEESFEACLKRELMEELGIEVEVRDLVDDITHDYPGKRVHLKFFKCKWLRNEPQALACQNFAWVGPNQLKQYAFPAADERLLTKLFTGAELWR from the coding sequence ATGACGAATGAGAACACCACTCCGGATTCGGTTAGTTCGTCAAAACCAGATTCAGAAATTGAACTCCTTAAGAGCATTGAGGTTTCCGCGGGTCTTGTTTTTCGGAATGGTCTTTTGCTGATCACCCAGCGCCGGGCTGGGGATCATCTGGAGAATCTATGGGAATTTCCCGGCGGCAAACGGTCGGCAGAGGAGTCCTTTGAGGCATGCCTCAAGCGGGAATTAATGGAAGAACTGGGAATTGAAGTGGAAGTCAGGGATCTTGTTGATGACATCACCCATGACTATCCCGGGAAACGCGTGCATTTAAAATTTTTCAAGTGCAAGTGGCTGCGAAATGAGCCCCAGGCACTGGCCTGCCAGAATTTCGCGTGGGTCGGACCAAACCAGTTAAAGCAATATGCGTTTCCCGCAGCCGACGAGCGTTTGCTGACGAAGCTCTTTACCGGTGCCGAACTGTGGCGTTAA
- a CDS encoding UDP-glucose dehydrogenase family protein, protein MKLTIIGTGYVGLVTGTCFAEVGHQVICVDRDEDKIKLLNSGGMPIYEPGLEELVKKNVDAGRLSFSTCTKEGVEKSDVIFIAVPTPPMPDGSVDLSFIESVAREIAGAMTSYKIIVDKSTVPVKTGDKVSETIKRYCKAKVEFDVASNPEFLREGFAVDDLMHPDRVVIGVKTQRPVQALKEIYAPFEAPIIVTDINSAELIKHAANSFLALKISYINAVSVICEATGANVQEVANGMGMDGRIGRRFLDASLGFGGSCFPKDLSAFIKISEQLGYDFALLKEVQRINHDQMNRFVKKILDTLWVLKDKKIGVLGLAFKQNTDDIRMSPAIDLCLHLQKEGAKLRVHDPKAMEKAKAVLHNVTYVDDMDEVAEGCDALVIATEWPEFKKLDLERVRKSLTHPILFDGRNLFDAKEMESLGFIYKSIGRP, encoded by the coding sequence ATGAAATTAACAATTATCGGAACAGGGTATGTAGGGCTCGTCACCGGAACCTGTTTCGCCGAGGTTGGGCACCAGGTCATTTGTGTCGACAGGGATGAAGATAAAATCAAGTTGTTGAACTCGGGGGGAATGCCGATTTACGAACCGGGGTTGGAGGAATTGGTAAAAAAGAATGTAGATGCCGGACGACTTAGCTTTTCCACCTGCACCAAGGAAGGTGTGGAAAAATCCGATGTCATTTTCATAGCTGTTCCCACGCCACCGATGCCGGATGGTTCGGTGGACTTGAGTTTTATCGAGAGTGTGGCCCGGGAGATTGCCGGAGCCATGACCAGCTACAAGATCATTGTAGATAAAAGCACCGTGCCGGTAAAAACAGGAGACAAGGTTTCGGAGACGATCAAGCGTTACTGCAAAGCCAAAGTTGAATTTGACGTGGCCAGCAATCCGGAGTTCCTCCGGGAGGGATTCGCGGTGGATGATCTCATGCATCCTGATCGCGTTGTAATTGGCGTAAAGACCCAACGACCAGTGCAGGCTTTGAAAGAGATTTATGCACCTTTTGAAGCGCCGATCATTGTGACTGATATCAACTCAGCAGAGTTGATCAAGCACGCGGCCAATTCCTTTCTGGCTTTGAAGATCTCCTACATTAATGCCGTTTCCGTCATCTGCGAAGCAACCGGGGCCAACGTTCAGGAAGTTGCCAACGGCATGGGGATGGATGGCCGTATTGGTAGACGGTTTTTGGATGCCTCGCTGGGCTTTGGAGGCAGTTGTTTTCCAAAGGACCTGAGTGCCTTCATCAAAATTTCCGAGCAACTTGGTTATGATTTCGCGCTTCTGAAAGAAGTGCAGCGTATCAATCATGATCAGATGAATCGCTTTGTTAAGAAAATCCTAGATACACTGTGGGTTTTGAAAGACAAGAAAATTGGCGTCCTTGGACTGGCTTTTAAGCAGAACACTGATGATATCCGGATGTCCCCGGCCATTGACCTCTGCCTGCATCTTCAGAAGGAAGGAGCCAAGCTCCGCGTGCATGATCCCAAGGCCATGGAGAAGGCAAAAGCTGTGTTGCATAACGTGACCTATGTTGACGACATGGACGAGGTGGCCGAAGGCTGTGACGCCCTGGTAATTGCCACGGAGTGGCCGGAGTTTAAGAAACTTGACCTTGAGCGTGTCCGAAAGTCACTGACTCACCCCATTCTCTTCGATGGCCGAAACCTGTTCGATGCAAAAGAGATGGAGAGCCTCGGCTTTATTTACAAGAGCATTGGGCGACCGTAA
- a CDS encoding MIP/aquaporin family protein, whose protein sequence is MNQNLSKKCLAEFIGTFTLIFIGVGAIYNDSVQHIGLLAVALAHGLAIACMVSATGGISGGHLNPAVTLGLFVGGKIKFSDVIAYWISQLAGGVAAGFVLVAMFGDKGKEIVAHGTPDIGQGVLPITAIAIEIVLTFFLVFVVYGSAVDARAPKIGGLAIGLTVALDILFGGPLTGASMNPARTFGPAVASGHWANHYVYWVGPLIGGVLAGLIYGRFLIKEDKQTAS, encoded by the coding sequence ATGAATCAGAACCTGTCCAAGAAATGTCTGGCTGAATTCATCGGCACCTTTACGCTTATCTTCATCGGAGTTGGAGCCATCTATAACGACAGCGTTCAACATATTGGTTTGCTGGCAGTTGCTCTCGCCCATGGTTTGGCCATTGCCTGTATGGTATCAGCAACAGGAGGCATTTCCGGAGGGCACCTGAATCCTGCTGTGACTCTGGGCTTGTTTGTGGGAGGCAAGATCAAGTTTTCTGATGTTATTGCCTACTGGATATCGCAACTGGCGGGTGGTGTAGCGGCGGGCTTTGTGTTGGTTGCAATGTTTGGAGATAAGGGCAAGGAAATCGTGGCGCATGGAACTCCGGACATCGGCCAGGGTGTTTTGCCGATAACTGCGATTGCCATTGAGATCGTGCTGACTTTCTTCCTGGTCTTTGTGGTTTATGGTTCGGCGGTGGATGCGCGTGCCCCGAAAATCGGTGGGTTGGCCATTGGTCTTACGGTGGCATTGGATATTTTATTTGGAGGTCCACTTACGGGGGCAAGCATGAATCCGGCGCGCACCTTTGGGCCGGCAGTGGCTTCCGGGCATTGGGCTAATCATTACGTTTACTGGGTCGGACCGCTGATTGGTGGGGTATTGGCCGGATTGATATACGGTCGTTTTCTGATAAAAGAAGACAAACAAACTGCGAGCTGA
- a CDS encoding sulfotransferase family protein, giving the protein MPRQFFFMGNKRSGTSLLVRLLNLHPEMFASHESDILWILYQARNEWPRRYQCYPWDGPLGMNKTLQDCAHIFNSSPSLANDGKAIFNTFCRVEEHLRRLAAPTPPASSIKWVGDKKPVQQSDPELRPFIEEHFPDARYLHIVRHPRAVIASKLEAVKTWPVVPEFWKKRPEFVLDRWALHEDWVLQAKATMKSPIHTLRFEDLCSKPIETMEGVFAFFGLNLPGEAANFLVRDVKPDPNKKYDSFLLPHSNHARRIMELYQYS; this is encoded by the coding sequence ATGCCCCGACAATTTTTCTTTATGGGCAATAAACGATCCGGCACCAGCCTGCTCGTTCGATTGCTGAATTTGCATCCTGAGATGTTTGCCAGTCACGAGTCTGATATCCTCTGGATTCTTTATCAGGCCAGAAATGAATGGCCCCGGAGATATCAGTGCTATCCGTGGGACGGTCCGCTGGGCATGAACAAAACGCTTCAGGATTGTGCTCACATATTCAACTCCTCTCCCTCACTCGCAAACGACGGAAAAGCCATTTTTAATACGTTCTGTCGCGTTGAAGAACATTTGCGAAGACTTGCTGCCCCCACTCCTCCCGCGAGCAGCATCAAATGGGTTGGCGATAAAAAACCCGTCCAGCAAAGCGATCCTGAACTTAGACCTTTCATTGAGGAACATTTTCCCGATGCTCGTTACCTTCATATTGTTCGCCATCCCCGCGCAGTGATCGCCAGCAAGCTCGAAGCCGTTAAAACCTGGCCTGTCGTCCCCGAATTTTGGAAGAAACGTCCTGAGTTCGTTCTGGACCGCTGGGCTCTCCATGAAGATTGGGTCCTGCAGGCGAAGGCCACGATGAAATCACCCATCCACACGCTTCGTTTCGAGGACTTATGCAGTAAACCCATCGAAACCATGGAAGGAGTATTTGCCTTCTTTGGCCTCAATCTGCCAGGTGAAGCCGCCAATTTCCTTGTCCGTGACGTCAAGCCGGACCCGAATAAAAAATACGATTCCTTTCTGCTGCCACATTCCAATCACGCCCGCCGAATCATGGAACTCTACCAATATTCCTAA
- a CDS encoding MoaD/ThiS family protein: protein MAKKVRIPTPLRKLTNNEELVEVDAATIGAAFAELQTKFPGIKERLIDESGEVRRFVNVYVNEEDIRFLQNQQTPLKDGDEISIIPAIAGG, encoded by the coding sequence ATGGCTAAAAAAGTTCGCATCCCCACTCCTTTGCGCAAGCTGACCAACAACGAGGAACTCGTTGAAGTCGACGCTGCCACCATCGGTGCCGCGTTCGCTGAATTGCAGACCAAATTTCCTGGCATCAAGGAACGCTTGATTGATGAAAGTGGCGAAGTCCGTCGCTTCGTCAACGTCTACGTCAACGAGGAAGATATCCGCTTCCTTCAAAACCAGCAAACCCCGCTCAAAGATGGCGATGAGATCAGCATCATCCCCGCCATCGCCGGAGGCTAG
- a CDS encoding DUF5679 domain-containing protein codes for MPEGYCVKCKAKKEIVEAVEETMKNGRKAIKGKCPTCGTVMFKILGGKAVNTPATPAPAKTSPAN; via the coding sequence ATGCCTGAAGGATATTGCGTTAAATGCAAAGCCAAGAAGGAAATCGTCGAAGCAGTGGAAGAAACCATGAAGAACGGTCGCAAAGCCATTAAGGGGAAATGCCCCACATGTGGCACCGTTATGTTTAAGATATTGGGCGGCAAGGCTGTAAATACGCCTGCCACTCCTGCTCCAGCCAAGACGAGCCCTGCAAACTGA
- a CDS encoding nucleoside-diphosphate kinase, with the protein MPQELAYVIITPYSLHKSRTGGILSRLITRTGLDLVAARMFAPSAELVNKYSEAIVSANDPQDRRIQELIYHYIIENLAPDAKTGRRRRVMMLLFKGEDAVRKTRSVIGNISTERRGGETIRDTYGDLIIDENNQVKYFEPAVLAAPNMEEAELKAKLWAKYSAADGGIVENTIAYPPGEKTQRTLVLIKPDNFRFPTGRPGNVIDFFSRTGLYIVGIKVLRMSVADASEFYGPVKDVLRTRLKDMVASKAKAAIEKEMGFRISPNEEKQLGDILGPAFGDNQFENIVKFMSGRAPSECDAAQMVQPGTEKCIALVYEGVEAVRKIRDVLGPTDPSKAPPGSIRREFGQTIMVNAAHASDSEESAQRELGIVKVGENHFTAVVEELYGKIS; encoded by the coding sequence ATGCCTCAAGAACTCGCTTACGTAATTATAACTCCGTATTCACTCCACAAGTCCAGAACTGGCGGCATTTTGAGCCGCTTAATCACCCGCACCGGCCTTGACCTCGTTGCCGCCCGCATGTTTGCCCCAAGTGCGGAATTGGTTAATAAGTATTCTGAAGCAATCGTTTCCGCTAATGATCCCCAGGATCGTCGCATTCAGGAGCTCATCTACCACTATATTATTGAAAACCTTGCTCCTGATGCCAAGACAGGGCGTCGCCGCCGGGTAATGATGCTCCTCTTCAAAGGTGAAGATGCCGTACGCAAAACCCGTTCTGTCATCGGTAATATCAGCACTGAACGTCGCGGTGGCGAAACCATTCGCGATACCTATGGCGACCTGATCATCGACGAAAACAATCAGGTCAAATATTTTGAGCCTGCTGTTCTTGCCGCGCCCAACATGGAGGAAGCCGAACTCAAAGCAAAGCTCTGGGCCAAATATTCTGCTGCGGATGGCGGCATTGTCGAGAATACCATCGCTTATCCACCGGGCGAAAAAACTCAACGCACCTTGGTCCTGATCAAGCCTGACAATTTCCGTTTCCCCACGGGTCGTCCGGGTAACGTTATCGATTTCTTCTCCCGCACTGGTCTCTATATCGTTGGCATCAAGGTGCTGCGCATGAGCGTCGCGGATGCCTCGGAATTCTATGGACCTGTGAAGGACGTTTTGCGGACCCGCCTGAAAGACATGGTCGCTTCGAAGGCCAAAGCCGCCATTGAAAAAGAGATGGGCTTCCGGATATCTCCAAACGAAGAAAAGCAGCTGGGAGACATCCTTGGACCTGCGTTCGGTGACAACCAGTTCGAAAATATTGTTAAGTTCATGTCCGGCCGGGCACCTTCCGAATGCGATGCTGCCCAGATGGTCCAACCGGGCACTGAAAAATGTATCGCTCTCGTTTACGAAGGTGTCGAAGCAGTTCGCAAAATTCGCGACGTGCTCGGGCCAACCGATCCTTCGAAGGCGCCTCCCGGCTCCATCCGCCGCGAGTTCGGCCAAACCATCATGGTTAATGCGGCGCACGCCAGCGACTCAGAGGAAAGCGCTCAACGTGAATTGGGCATCGTCAAAGTGGGAGAAAACCATTTTACCGCAGTGGTTGAAGAACTGTACGGAAAGATCTCCTAA